One window of Coriobacteriia bacterium genomic DNA carries:
- a CDS encoding 4Fe-4S binding protein, producing MSITQENSVSRAGFLKMTGAGLASAVAVASMGGLSTARADEAAPLHVRVVYFSPTEGTKNAATALAEMFSTDVTPTDLTTLDARQEEVDLSDADLAIVAAPSYGGQIPRVEGLFTNLKGSDTPVVLVTAFGNRAVEDCFAQVDGILAPQGFVTVGAIGIVTPHVFSEKVGRSRPSVDDRAVMAEFVGKVTEKLAGGAVEAVALEGNPTPDPKELSVPEKQYNADKCTKCGLCAANCPVGAIDPETLEVNEDVCISCQRCTFVCEFNGRNFDNTPMREFLDNKLRVKQPVTYVI from the coding sequence ATGAGTATCACGCAGGAAAACTCCGTCAGCCGCGCTGGCTTTCTCAAGATGACGGGCGCCGGCCTGGCGTCCGCCGTCGCCGTGGCGAGCATGGGTGGCCTGTCCACCGCCCGCGCCGACGAGGCCGCTCCGCTTCACGTGCGCGTCGTGTACTTCAGCCCGACCGAGGGCACCAAAAACGCGGCGACCGCCCTGGCAGAGATGTTCTCGACCGACGTCACGCCCACCGATCTCACGACGCTTGACGCCCGCCAAGAGGAGGTCGACCTGTCCGACGCCGACCTCGCCATCGTCGCCGCACCGTCGTACGGCGGCCAGATCCCCCGCGTCGAGGGCCTGTTCACGAATCTCAAGGGCAGCGACACGCCCGTCGTCCTCGTCACCGCGTTCGGCAACCGCGCCGTTGAGGACTGCTTCGCGCAGGTCGACGGCATCCTCGCGCCGCAGGGATTCGTGACGGTGGGCGCCATCGGCATCGTCACGCCGCACGTGTTCTCGGAGAAGGTCGGCCGCAGCCGCCCGAGCGTCGACGATCGCGCCGTCATGGCGGAGTTCGTCGGCAAGGTGACGGAAAAGCTGGCCGGCGGCGCCGTCGAGGCCGTGGCGCTCGAGGGCAATCCGACGCCCGACCCCAAGGAGCTTTCCGTCCCCGAGAAGCAGTACAACGCCGACAAATGCACGAAGTGCGGCCTGTGCGCGGCAAACTGCCCCGTGGGCGCCATCGACCCCGAGACGCTCGAGGTCAACGAGGACGTCTGCATCAGCTGCCAGCGCTGCACGTTCGTCTGCGAGTTCAACGGCCGCAACTTCGACAACACGCCGATGCGCGAGTTCCTCGACAACAAGCTGCGCGTCAAGCAGCCGGTGACGTACGTTATCTAA
- a CDS encoding amidohydrolase, which translates to MPTIFTHADFVPMTGQEASFEAMLVTDGGTIAYTGPLKEARAQASEFGGAAHAEEVSLDGLCVLPGFIDAHSHFTGVSQYFTSADLSGATSFPEIAARLRAFAKRSRAGAGDIILGTNYDHNDLAERRHPDRHLLDEVSADVPVAIIHASSHQCVANTKLLELAGLSASTADPTGGRYGREADGTLSGYCEEPAAMWPVLAIVQERQHTGMDKLLAPMQNVYLEQGITTCQDGATTADMADELDGAARAGKLVMDVVAYPMYGEDIDAMFAEHATCDTAQLVPGRTGYGPFGTPAPAYANHLRFGGVKMFLDGSPQGRTAWLSRPYTPGPEGDGYRGYPTMSDADALAFARTAVNEGRQLLAHVNGDAALERFLAVYARALADATHPRKRELRPVAIHTQIARRDQIERMGMLNMVPSVFASHIWYWGDTHLRNLGRARAMRISACADMLDCWLPLTLHCDTPVLRPNLLEAVWCAAERRTKVGVHLGPTQSISVYEGLRAITANAAYQYGEESRKGTLEPGKLADFIVLSDNPLRVEPDRLRSIRVLTTYKEGRPVWRA; encoded by the coding sequence ATGCCGACCATTTTCACCCACGCCGACTTTGTTCCCATGACGGGGCAGGAGGCCTCGTTCGAGGCGATGCTCGTCACCGACGGCGGCACGATCGCGTACACAGGGCCGCTCAAGGAGGCCCGCGCGCAGGCGAGCGAGTTCGGGGGCGCCGCCCACGCCGAGGAGGTCAGCCTCGACGGGCTGTGCGTGCTGCCCGGCTTCATCGACGCCCACTCGCACTTCACGGGCGTCAGCCAGTACTTCACGTCCGCCGACCTCTCCGGGGCAACGAGCTTCCCCGAGATCGCCGCGCGGCTGCGCGCGTTTGCCAAGCGAAGCCGAGCGGGTGCCGGCGACATCATTCTCGGCACGAACTACGACCACAATGACCTGGCAGAACGGCGCCACCCCGACCGCCACCTGCTCGACGAGGTGTCTGCCGACGTCCCCGTCGCCATCATCCACGCGTCGAGCCACCAGTGCGTCGCTAACACGAAGCTGCTCGAGCTGGCGGGGCTTTCGGCGAGCACGGCCGACCCCACCGGCGGCCGGTACGGGCGCGAAGCAGACGGCACGCTGTCGGGATACTGCGAGGAGCCGGCCGCCATGTGGCCCGTGCTCGCCATCGTGCAGGAGCGCCAGCACACGGGCATGGACAAGCTGCTCGCCCCGATGCAGAACGTCTACCTGGAGCAGGGCATCACGACGTGCCAGGACGGAGCGACGACGGCCGACATGGCCGACGAGCTCGACGGGGCGGCGCGAGCAGGGAAGCTCGTCATGGACGTCGTGGCCTACCCGATGTACGGCGAGGACATCGACGCCATGTTCGCCGAGCACGCCACGTGCGACACGGCCCAGCTTGTGCCGGGACGCACGGGGTACGGCCCCTTTGGGACGCCCGCGCCCGCATACGCCAACCACCTGCGGTTCGGCGGCGTCAAGATGTTCCTCGACGGCTCGCCGCAGGGACGCACCGCCTGGCTGAGCCGCCCGTATACGCCGGGACCCGAGGGCGACGGCTACCGCGGCTACCCCACGATGAGCGACGCCGACGCGCTCGCCTTTGCCCGAACGGCCGTCAACGAGGGGCGCCAGCTACTCGCCCACGTCAACGGCGACGCGGCGCTCGAGCGCTTCCTCGCCGTGTACGCCCGAGCCCTGGCCGACGCGACCCACCCGCGCAAGCGCGAGCTGCGGCCCGTCGCCATCCACACGCAGATAGCCCGGCGCGACCAGATCGAACGCATGGGCATGCTTAACATGGTGCCGTCGGTGTTCGCATCGCACATCTGGTACTGGGGCGACACCCATCTGCGCAACCTGGGACGGGCGCGCGCCATGCGCATCTCTGCCTGCGCCGACATGTTGGACTGCTGGCTGCCGCTCACGCTGCACTGCGACACGCCCGTGCTGAGGCCCAACCTGCTCGAGGCCGTCTGGTGCGCTGCCGAGCGGCGAACGAAGGTCGGCGTGCACCTGGGGCCCACGCAGTCGATCAGCGTGTACGAGGGCCTGCGCGCCATCACGGCCAACGCGGCCTACCAGTACGGCGAGGAGTCGCGCAAGGGGACGCTCGAGCCCGGGAAGCTCGCGGACTTCATCGTGCTCTCGGACAACCCGCTACGCGTGGAGCCCGATCGGCTGAGGAGCATCCGCGTGCTCACGACGTACAAGGAGGGGCGGCCGGTCTGGCGCGCGTAG